TTTTGAAATTAGATAAAGCATATTCTTTAAAAGAGAACTTAGCTATATACAGGATAAATAGTAGTTCTTTATCCTTTAAAAAAACAGATTTATTCAAATATCATTGGTATTTATATAGAAAAATTGAAAAATTAACAATAGTTGAAAGTTTATTTTATATACTTACTACAATAATAACAAAAATATTTAAGTTAAAAGAAAAAAAAATAAGAGAAAACTAATTATGAGAATAGGTATAGTAGGAACAGTATATGTAGGTTTAGTTCAAGGTATAATAATAACAAAGTTTGGGCTAAATGTAATTTGTATAGATGTATCAGAAGAAAAGATAGAAAATTTAAGAGAGGGAATAGTACCAATAGATGAACTAGAATTAAAAGAGATATTAGATATAGAGGATAGATTGAAAGCTAGAGGAATAGAATTTACTACTGATATAAAATATACAATAGAAAATTCAGAAGTAATATTTATAGAAGTAGGAATACCATCAGCGTTTAGATGGATTAGCAGATTTATATTTTGTATTAGAAGTAGAAAAAAGAATAGGACAATATATGAATGAATACAAAGTAATAGTTGATAAATCTACAGTACCAGTAGGAAAAGGGAAAATTAGTAAGAGAAACTATACAAAAAGAGCTGGATTTTAGAAAGTTAAGTTATGAATTTGATATAGTATCAAATCCAGAGTTTTTAAGAGGGGGAAAAGCTGTAAGAGATTGCTTAAAATCAGATAGATAGGAATAGAGAGTGATACAGCAAAAGAGATAATGAAGAAAGTATATGATGTATTATTTATTAATGAAATTTCATTTGTACTTACAAAGATATGTAATATAACTAAGTATAATAGAATAGATATAGACAATGTTTCTTATGGAGATTACTAGAGAATACAAAAAAAACTAGAGTATTAAAATAAGTGAGATAGTATTATTTGAGAAGGAATGTAGATTAATATCAATAATGACTCACTTTATAATACTGGAAAATATATTTTTAGATAGTGATGATTTATGAAAAAAAGAGAAATTAAAAAGATGAATTTCTTTTATGGAGAGATTAGGGTGTAATTTTTCATATACAAAGTATGAAAGAATATCGGAAAGTAGAGAAAAGCTAAATTTAATTTCTAAAATTCTAAAGATTCTAAATTATAAACAGTTATTAAAAGTAAATCCGATAAGATGTTTAACATTTACTATATATGATATTAAAAAAATAGGAAAAATTTTAAAGATAGGACAAGAATTTACTTTATGTTTAGAAGTGATGAAAAAAGTCAAAGAGGCAAGAGGACTAGAAGAAAATTTATCAGAATACAGATATAGAGAAATGTTATTGTCAAAGAATAAAAAGAAAAAATTATTTGTATGTGAGAAATATATAGAAAATACAATAATCAATCAATTTTTAAATCAATAATATATATTTTTTATAATATAATTTACAGTAATTTTAATTTAAAAACGGGAAAAATAAAGGTGAAAAAATGTATAAAATAGGAATATGTGGGCATTACGGCGGGGGAAAAAATTGCTTAGATGGACAAACTATAAAAACTAAAATAATTACAAAAGAGTTGGAAAAAAAATATGAAATAAAAAAAGTAGATACATTTGATGGTAAAAAAAGGTTGCTGAGTATATTAATTAGATTATTTATACTTATTAAAAGTTGTGAAAACATAATAATTTTACCTGCACACAATAGTTTAAAAATTTTTGTTCCTTTTTTGATATTTTTTAATATTTTTTTTAAAAGAAAACTACACTATATTGTAATTGGAGGATGGTTATCTAAGTATATTTTAAAAAGAAAATATTTAAAAAAATATTTGAAAAAATTTCATTATATTTACGTTGAAACTTCTAAAATGAAAAGTAATTTGGAAAAGCAAGGTTTTAGGAATATAATTATACTTCCTAATTGTAAGGAATTGAAAATCTTGCCTGAAAATGAATTAGTTTATAATTTAAAAAAACCATATAAATTATGTACTTTTTCAAGGGTGATGAAAGAAAAAGGTATAGAGAATGCTATAGAAGCAGTTAAATCAGTGAATGAACAAGAGAAAGAGATAATTTATATACTAGATATTTATGG
The DNA window shown above is from Fusobacterium mortiferum ATCC 9817 and carries:
- a CDS encoding glycosyltransferase, with the protein product MYKIGICGHYGGGKNCLDGQTIKTKIITKELEKKYEIKKVDTFDGKKRLLSILIRLFILIKSCENIIILPAHNSLKIFVPFLIFFNIFFKRKLHYIVIGGWLSKYILKRKYLKKYLKKFHYIYVETSKMKSNLEKQGFRNIIILPNCKELKILPENELVYNLKKPYKLCTFSRVMKEKGIENAIEAVKSVNEQEKEIIYILDIYGQIDKNYEEIFKKIEKNLPKYIKYKGSINFSKSVEVLKNYNILLFPTLYYTEGVPGTIIDAFAAGVPIISAKWESFDDVINEKVGIGYEFNNIDELKKLLSEISKKIEMINSMKKDCLDEAEKYIPKVIIKKLEKNFY